From one Streptomyces sp. CA-210063 genomic stretch:
- a CDS encoding alpha-galactosidase, with protein sequence MTDSGTGPNSAKAAFTWGHPAIETAFATAADGTLRLVRLGPSGDTADPEAALPLVELTAFGQGSGWSGPRFTGTAFGARLAYRGHRCDSGADWERLTVELHDTASGLTALVELSSPTGVAVLRSRVRLRNEGTDPLVVQSVSSLLLGGLPSPGALDVHRARNDWLAECRWYAEPLRDTVADISVDVHQHDSRAALALTGRGSWPSDGHLAMGALTERGGSGGRAWVWQVESPAGWRWDLGERAHGTYLAVNGPTDAEHQWRVRLAPGEEFTTVPAALALGAGHGSGGGSGLDEALGALTVYRRAVRRPHPDHVTLPVVFNDYMNTLMGDPTTEKLLPLIDAAADAGAEYFCVDSGWYDDSVDGGWWDGVGAWLPSPRRFPGEGAGGGIRAVLDRIRERGMVPGLWLEPEVVGVRSPVAAELPPEAFFQRDGVRLSEQGRHQLDLRHPAARAHLDKTVDRLVGDWGVGYLKLDYNIVIDPGTSGPGDLSPGAGLLGHAHAYLDWLSGVLDRYPRLVIENCASGGMRMDGATLAVAQLQSTSDQQDPLRYPPIAAAAPTAVPPEQGAVWAYPQPDHDDGLITFILGGALLGRMHLSGHLDRMTEGQLRLVRDAVDTYKSIRGDLACAVPFWPLGMPGWTDEWPALGLRVPGGPSYLSVWRRGGDSEVRLPVAHLADHGGPVRAEILHPSAARAESAAVWDPDTGELRVSLPRTPGVLLIRLTPQAGA encoded by the coding sequence CTGACGGACAGCGGCACTGGCCCCAACTCCGCGAAGGCGGCGTTCACTTGGGGGCATCCGGCGATCGAGACCGCGTTCGCGACGGCCGCCGACGGAACGCTGCGGCTGGTCCGGCTGGGCCCCTCCGGTGATACGGCCGACCCTGAAGCAGCCCTTCCCCTCGTCGAGTTGACCGCGTTCGGGCAGGGCAGCGGGTGGTCGGGGCCCCGCTTCACCGGTACGGCCTTCGGGGCGCGGCTCGCGTACCGGGGTCACCGCTGTGACAGTGGCGCCGACTGGGAACGGCTGACCGTCGAACTCCACGACACGGCAAGCGGGTTGACTGCCCTCGTCGAGCTGTCCTCCCCCACCGGGGTGGCCGTCCTGCGTTCCCGGGTGCGGCTCCGCAACGAAGGCACGGACCCCCTCGTCGTCCAGTCCGTCAGCAGCCTCCTCCTCGGCGGACTCCCCTCCCCGGGCGCCCTCGACGTGCATCGGGCGCGCAACGACTGGCTCGCGGAATGCCGTTGGTATGCCGAGCCGCTGCGCGACACCGTCGCCGACATCAGCGTGGACGTCCATCAGCACGACAGCCGGGCCGCGCTCGCCCTCACCGGGCGGGGCAGTTGGCCGAGCGACGGGCATCTGGCGATGGGGGCGCTCACGGAACGGGGTGGGAGCGGGGGCCGCGCGTGGGTCTGGCAGGTGGAGTCGCCGGCCGGATGGCGCTGGGACCTGGGGGAACGCGCGCACGGCACCTACCTGGCGGTGAACGGCCCGACCGACGCCGAGCACCAGTGGCGGGTACGGCTGGCGCCGGGCGAGGAGTTCACGACTGTGCCGGCCGCGCTGGCTCTCGGGGCCGGGCACGGTTCTGGAGGCGGCTCGGGGCTCGACGAGGCGCTGGGGGCTCTGACCGTGTACCGCCGGGCCGTCCGCCGCCCGCACCCCGACCATGTCACGCTCCCCGTCGTCTTCAACGACTACATGAACACGCTGATGGGCGACCCCACGACCGAGAAGCTGCTGCCGCTGATCGACGCGGCGGCGGACGCGGGCGCGGAGTACTTCTGTGTCGACTCCGGCTGGTACGACGACTCGGTGGACGGCGGCTGGTGGGACGGCGTCGGCGCCTGGCTGCCGTCGCCGCGCCGCTTCCCCGGCGAAGGAGCCGGCGGCGGCATCCGGGCCGTACTGGACCGGATCCGGGAACGTGGCATGGTGCCCGGGCTGTGGCTGGAGCCGGAGGTCGTCGGTGTCCGCAGCCCGGTCGCGGCCGAGCTCCCGCCGGAGGCCTTCTTCCAGCGCGACGGTGTACGTCTGAGCGAACAGGGCCGCCACCAGCTCGACCTGCGCCACCCGGCCGCCCGCGCCCACCTCGACAAGACGGTGGACCGCCTCGTCGGCGACTGGGGCGTGGGCTATCTGAAGCTCGACTACAACATCGTGATCGACCCCGGCACCAGCGGCCCCGGCGACCTCTCCCCCGGCGCCGGCCTCCTCGGCCACGCCCACGCCTACCTGGACTGGCTCTCCGGCGTCCTGGACCGCTACCCGCGGCTGGTGATCGAGAACTGCGCCTCCGGCGGTATGCGCATGGACGGCGCCACCCTGGCCGTCGCCCAGCTCCAGTCCACCAGCGACCAACAGGACCCCCTCCGCTACCCGCCGATCGCCGCCGCCGCGCCCACGGCGGTACCGCCGGAGCAGGGCGCCGTCTGGGCCTACCCCCAGCCGGACCACGACGACGGCCTGATCACCTTCATCCTCGGCGGGGCGCTCCTGGGCCGCATGCACCTCTCCGGCCACCTCGACCGCATGACGGAGGGTCAACTCCGTCTCGTGCGGGACGCGGTGGACACGTACAAGTCGATCCGCGGCGATCTGGCGTGTGCGGTGCCGTTCTGGCCGCTCGGTATGCCGGGGTGGACGGACGAGTGGCCGGCGCTGGGGCTGCGGGTGCCGGGCGGACCGTCGTACCTCTCGGTGTGGCGGCGCGGTGGTGACTCCGAAGTGCGGCTGCCTGTAGCGCACTTGGCGGACCATGGCGGCCCCGTCCGAGCGGAGATCCTGCATCCGTCCGCAGCGCGGGCGGAGTCGGCGGCGGTCTGGGACCCGGACACCGGCGAACTGCGGGTGTCGCTGCCGCGCACCCCCGGCGTGCTGCTGATCCGGCTGACGCCTCAGGCCGGGGCGTAG